Proteins co-encoded in one Fusarium musae strain F31 chromosome 3, whole genome shotgun sequence genomic window:
- a CDS encoding hypothetical protein (EggNog:ENOG41), whose translation MSNLKDLYSQSGDESQTNNFGVDFVIHYKVPPSERAEAEAGFVQLIQALTTVGLATEVRHGDNNSLLVFVKVASPDLFAKQVYRARLADWLHGVRVSAPHGDVKQALQDEPVVEAERLRLIYLMITKPRNEGGAGITPSNAKWKYVESIFPLHSHKFNKDWIKKWSSKYILEQSDIDDIRDKFGESVAFYFAFLRSYFRFLVIPSGFGFVAWLLLGQFSFLYALLCGLWSVVFLEYWKKQEVDLAVQWGVRGVSSIQQARPEFEWDREAEDPVTGEVVKVYEPMKRIKTQLLQIPFALACVIALGALIVTCNSLEVFINEVYNGPGKQYLGFLPTILLVLGTPTISSLLMSAAEKLNSMENYATVDAHDAALIQKQFVLNFMTSYMALFFTAFVYIPFGHVLVPFLEFWRKTAQVVTFSEKPLPTREFQINPARISNQMFYFTVTAQIVNFATEVVVPYLKREALQKAKALKSQPKVQDDHEEEAEFLERVRKESALETYDVSGDYREMVMQFGYVSMFSVAWPLAACCFLVNNWVELRSDALKIATSSRRPIPWRTDSIGPWLTALSFISWLGSITSSAIVYLCSGVRGNGNHGEPSPLKAWGLLLSILLAEHFYLVVQLAVRFVLSKLDSPGVQKERKERFLMKRKLLEENIGQGASEESSVPGIDHSEKITREALEEEARQTSIRGHGTPEETFWQRQRGMNETIDVGRRMIEQQKAASEKNGKAKSAVPSMKAA comes from the exons ATGTCCAATCTAAAGGACCTGTACAGCCAATCTGGCGATGAGAGTCAGACAAACAACTTTGG CGTCGACTTTGTCATTCACTACAAGGTCCCTCCCTCAG AACGCGCAGAAGCTGAAGCCGGCTTTGTCCAGCTCATCCAGGCCCTCACCACCGTTGGTCTGGCCACCGAAGTTCGTCACGGCGACAACAACTCCCTCCTCGTCTTTGTCAAAGTCGCTTCCCCCGATCTCTTCGCGAAGCAAGTCTACCGCGCCCGCCTTGCCGACTGGCTGCACGGCGTTCGAGTCTCGGCCCCCCATGGCGACGTTAAACAAGCCCTTCAGGATGAGCCCGTGGTTGAAGCCGAGCGCCTGCGCTTGATCTACCTCATGATAACGAAGCCGCGTAACGAAGGTGGTGCTGGAATTACTCCGTCCAATGCCAAATGGAAGTACGTTGAGTCCATATTTCCTCTGCACAGTCACAAATTCAACAAGGATTGGATCAAGAAATGGAGCAGCAAGTATATCCTGGAGCAGAGCGACATCGACGACATTCGAGACAAGTTTGGTGAAAGCGTTGCCTTCTACTTCGCCTTCCTGCGATCCTACTTCcgcttcctcgtcatcccCTCTGGTTTCGGCTTTGTCGCATGGCTTCTGCTCGGACAATTCTCTTTCCTCTATGCCCTGCTCTGCGGTCTCTGGTCTGTCGTTTTTCTCGAGTACTGGAAGAAGCAAGAGGTCGACCTTGCCGTGCAATGGGGTGTCCGGGGTGTTTCCAGTATCCAGCAGGCGAGACCTGAGTTTGAGTGGGATCGCGAAGCTGAGGACCCTGTCACTGGCGAAGTTGTTAAGGTATATGAGCCCATGAAGCGCATTAAGACTCAATTGCTTCAAATTCCCTTTGCTCTGGCCTGTGTTATTGCTTTGGGCGCTTTGATTGTGACCTGCAACTCCCTTGAGGTCTTCATCAATGAAGTCTACAATGGTCCTGGCAAGCAGTATCTG GGCTTCTTGCCAACCATTCTTCTGGTTCTGGGTACTCCAACTATCTCCAGCCTGCTCATGAGCGCTGCTGAGAAATTGAATTCAATGGAGAACTATGCtactgttgatg CCCATGATGCTGCTCTCATCCAAAAACAATTCGTCCTCAACTTCATGACCTCTTACATGGCTCTTTTCTTCACAGCTTTCGTCTACATTCCCTTTGGCCATGTCTTGGTACCTTTCCTCGAATTCTGGAGAAAGACTGCCCAGGTTGTCACATTCAGCGAGAAGCCGCTTCCGACAAGGGAATTTCAGATAAACCCTGCTCGCATCAGCAACCAAATGTTTTATTTCACAGTCACCGCTCAAATCGTGAACTTTGCTACCGAGGTTGTGGTACCCTACCTCAAGCGAGAGGCGCTCCAGAAAGCCAAGGCCCTCAAGTCCCAGCCAAAGGTTCAAGACGATCACGAGGAGGAAGCCGAGTTCCTTGAGCGTGTACGCAAGGAGAGTGCTCTCGAGACGTACGATGTCTCGGGAGACTACCGTGAGATGGTCATGCAGTTCG GTTATGTCTCCATGTTCTCGGTCGCTTGGCCACTTGCAGCTTGCTGTTTCCTCGTCAACAACTGGGTTGAGTTGAGATCCGATGCCCTCAAGATTGCCACCAGCAGCCGACGACCAATTCCGTGGCGAACCGACTCAATCGGGCCCTGGTTGACCGCACTGAGCTTTATTTCTTGGCTCGGGAGTATCACTAGCTCTGCTATTGTGTACTTGTGCAGCGGCGTCCGAGGTAACGGAAACCATGGTGAACCATCGCCTCTCAAGGCTTGGGGTTTGCTGCTTAGCATTCTTTTGGCTGAGCATTTCTATCTGGTTGTCCAATTGGCGGTCCGCTTTGTTCTCAGCAAGTTGGACAGCCCAGGCGTGCAGAAGGAGCGCAAGGAGCGTTtcctgatgaagaggaagcttCTCGAAGAGAACATTGGTCAAGGTGCATCAGAAGAGTCTTCGGTTCCAGGCATTGATCACAGTGAGAAGATTACCCGCGAAGctttggaggaggaggcccGACAAACTTCCATCCGAGGTCACGGAACGCCCGAGGAGAC GTTCTGGCAACGCCAGAGAGGTATGAATGAGACCATTGATGTCGGACGCAGAATGATTGAGCAGCAG AAAGCTGCCTCGGAAAAGAACGGAAAAGCCAAATCTGCTGTGCCAAGTATGAAGGCCGCCTGA